One genomic segment of Hordeum vulgare subsp. vulgare chromosome 2H, MorexV3_pseudomolecules_assembly, whole genome shotgun sequence includes these proteins:
- the LOC123430997 gene encoding anaphase-promoting complex subunit 7-like, whose amino-acid sequence MFFKGNLHLSLNRLDLAVTDFRGAQELRADLRSYQGLVRAYLALSKCKDALFTAREAMKVMHQSAKTLKLVGDVHAISSTGREKAIKFYESAIRLEPGFLGAALALADLHVAEGRNKEAFLLLERYLRQWADDSLHVKLAQVFAATSLLSDALSHYQSVLRSVHFLLELKLRNSNPKL is encoded by the exons ATGTTCTTTAAGGGGAATCTCCATCTTTCATTGAATCGATTAGATCTGGCAGTAACAGATTTCAGGGGAGCTCAAGAACTAAGGGCTGATCTTCGCTCTTATCAAG GTTTGGTGCGTGCTTATCTAGCACTTTCCAAATGCAAAGATGCACTGTTCACTGCACGTGAAGCAATGAAGGTTATGCATCAGTCTGCAAAAACTCTGAAGCTAGTTGGTGATGTGCATGCCATCAGTTCCACTGGGAGAGAGAAG GCAATAAAGTTCTACGAATCTGCTATTCGTCTCGAACCTGGATTTCTCGGAGCAGCATTGGCATTGGCTGATTTGCATGTTGCTGAAGGACGGAATAAGGAGGCTTTTTTGTTGCTTGaaagatatctaagacaatgggcCGATGATTCTCTACATGTCAAGTTGGCCCAAGTATTTGCAGCAACAAGTCTGCTTTCTGATGCACTCTCCCACTATCAATCTGTACTAAGGTCCGTACACTTTCTCTTGGAGTTGAAACTACGAAATAGCAACCCTAAGTTGTAG